One segment of Carya illinoinensis cultivar Pawnee chromosome 13, C.illinoinensisPawnee_v1, whole genome shotgun sequence DNA contains the following:
- the LOC122292875 gene encoding polyamine oxidase 1-like → MDSPSRYSVIIIGAGVSGLSAAKVLTENGLEDLVILEASDRIGGRVRKEDFGGVSVELGAGWIAGVGGKESNPVWELANQSGLRTCFSDYSNARYNIYDRSGKIFPSGLAADSYKKAVDSAIQQLRKEEAIKELEVRGGGCDVSRVTEPPSSPKTPIELAIDFILHDFEMAEVEPISTYVDFGEQEYLVADERGYEYLLYKMAEDFLFTSEGNILDSRLKLNKVVRELQQSRNGVKVLTEDGCVYEANYVVLSASIGVLQSDLISFRPPLPRWKMEAIETCDVMVYTKIFLKFPYKFWPCGPEKEFFIYAHERRGYYTFWQHMENAFPGSNILVVTLTNGESKRVEGQSDEETLKEAMGVLRDMFGPNIPNATDILVPRWWNNRFQRGSYSNYPIISNPLLFQNIKAPVGRIFFTGEHTSERFNGYVHGGYLAGIDTGKALIEEIRKERKSDQSSNNLLEPLLALTGSTLTLTKTETVSNLHKCDLPTQLYLSGKLGLPEAIL, encoded by the exons ATGGATTCCCCTTCCCGGTACTCCGTCATCATCATCGGTGCTGGTGTCTCCG GTTTATCGGCGGCGAAAGTGTTAACGGAGAACGGATTGGAGGACCTGGTGATTCTGGAGGCTTCGGACCGAATCGGAGGCAGGGTCCGAAAGGAGGATTTCGGAGGCGTGTCGGTGGAGCTCGGGGCTGGCTGGATTGCCGGAGTTGGTGGCAAAGAGTCCAACCCCGTCTGGGAGCTCGCCAATCAATCCGGCCTACGCACTTGCTTCTCCGACTACAGCAATGCCCGCTACAACATCTACGACCGCAG CGGCAAGATTTTCCCGAGCGGGCTCGCTGCCGACTCGTACAAGAAGGCGGTGGACTCGGCGATTCAGCAGTTGAGGAAAGAGGAGGCCATCAAGGAGCTGGAGGTCCGAGGTGGTGGTTGCGACGTCAGTAGAGTAACCGAACCACCTTC CTCGCCGAAGACGCCGATAGAGCTTGCCATTGACTTTATCCTACATGATTTTGAGATGGCAG AGGTTGAGCCAATTTCAACTTACGTAGATTTTGGAGAACAAGAATATTTAGTTGCAGATGAAAGAGGGTATGAGTATTTGCTATACAAAATGGCTGAAGATTTTCTTTTTACGTCTGAGGGTAATATCCTGGACAGCCGTCTCAAACTAAACAAG GTGGTTCGGGAATTACAGCAATCGAGAAACGGCGTGAAGGTATTAACGGAGGATGGTTGCGTCTACGAAGCCAATTACGTGGTTTTGTCCGCCAGTATTGGTGTTCTCCAAAGTGACCTCATTTCCTTCAGACCACCCTTACCC AGGTGGAAAATGGAGGCCATAGAGACATGTGACGTGATGGTGTACACAAAGATCTTCTTAAAATTCCCATACAAGTTCTGGCCATGTGGACCTGAAAAAGAGTTCTTCATCTATGCCCACGAGAGGAGGGGCTACTACACGTTCTGGCAG CACATGGAAAATGCATTCCCTGGTTCAAATATCTTAGTCGTAACGTTGACAAATGGGGAATCGAAACGTGTGGAGGGTCAGTCAGATGAAGAGACATTGAAAGAAGCAATGGGGGTACTCAGGGACATGTTTGGACCCAACATACCTAATGCCACTGATATACTCGTGCCTCGCTGGTGGAATAACAGGTTCCAACGTGGCAGCTACAGCAACTATCCCATCATTTCCAATCCcctactttttcaaaatatcaAG GCTCCAGTGGGACGCATCTTCTTTACCGGCGAACACACAAGTGAAAGATTTAATGGTTACGTGCATGGTGGATACCTAGCAG GCATTGACACTGGTAAAGCCTTGATAGAAGAAAtaaggaaggaaagaaaaagcgATCAGAGTTCGAATAATTTGCTAGAGCCCTTGCTTGCCTTGACTGGGTCGACCTTAACTTTGACGAAGACAGAAACAGTTTCAAATCTGCACAAATGCGATTTACCTACACAACTATATCTTAGTGGCAAGCTTGGTCTTCCAGAAGCTATATTATGA
- the LOC122292874 gene encoding alpha-N-acetylglucosaminidase-like isoform X2 yields the protein MSNFNSLFLVLILTVTLLPIALSEPEDAIQALVQRLDSKRPSPSVQEAAAKAVLERLLPGYASSFEFKIVSNDVCGGQSCFLISNYNPLSKNGPEIVIKGTTAVEIASGLYWYLKYWCGAHVSWDRTGGIQIASIPKPGSLPLIKDEGVLIQRPVPWNYYQNVVASSYSYVWWDWKRWEKEIDWMALNGVNLPLAFTGQEAIWQKVFMDFNISKEDLNGFFGGPTFLAWARMGNLHGWGGPLSQNWLDQQLALQKLVLSRMLELGMTPVLPSFSGNIPAALKKIFPSANITKLGNWNSVDADPRWCCTYLLDSSDPLFVEIGEAFIRQQVEEYGDVTDIYSCDTFNENTPPTNDPTYISLLGASVYKAMSKGDKDAVWLMQGWLFYTDSAFWKPPQMKALLHSVPYGKMIVLDLFADVKPIWEYSSQFYGTPYVWCMLHNFGGNIEMYGVLDAISSGPVDAHNSKNSTMVGVGMCMEGIEQNPVVYELMSEMAFRSEKVQVLDWLKSYSYRRYGKAVHQVEAAWEILYGTIYNCTDGIADHNTDFIVKFPDWDPSNVSDALPQAHLWYSTEKVINALRLFLDAGNNLAGSITYRYDLVDLTRQVLSKLANQEYLDAVTSFQQKDAKALSFHIKKFVQLIKDIDVLLASDDNFLLGTWLESAKKLAKNCHELRQYEWNARTQVTMWFDNTKTKQSSLHDYANKFWSGLLEGYYLPRASTFFHYLIKSLQENENFRLEEWREEWILFSNKWQAGIERYPVKAKGDALVISKALYEKYFGDKNWKKNVYHLQTSGRQVLHFAR from the exons GAAGCTGCGGCTAAAGCTGTTCTCGAGAGATTGCTTCCGGGCTATGCGTCTAGCTTCGAGTTCAAGATTGTCTCCAAT GATGTTTGTGGTGGACAAAGTTGCTTTTTGATAAGCAATTACAACCCCTTAAGCAAGAATGGGCCAGAGATAGT GATTAAAGGAACCACAGCAGTTGAAATTGCATCTGGCCTCTACTGGTACTTAAAGTATTGGTGTGGTGCTCATGTTTCGTGGGACAGGACTGGTGGCATTCAGATAGCTTCCATCCCCAAGCCAGGATCACTGCCTCTTATAAAAGATGAGGGAGTGCTAATTCAGCGACCTGTCCCCTGGAACTATTACCAAAACGTTGTTGCATCTAGTT attccTATGTTTGGTGGGATTGGAAAAGATGGGAGAAAGAGATAGATTGGATGGCTCTTAATGGTGTTAACCTACCTTTAGCATTCACAGGCCAAGAAGCCATTTGGCAGAAAGTTTTCATG gaTTTTAATATTAGCAAGGAGGATTTGAACGGTTTCTTTGGTGGACCCACTTTCCTTGCTTGGGCTCGTATGGGAAATTTACATGG GTGGGGTGGGCCTTTATCTCAAAATTGGTTGGATCAACAATTAGCTCTACAGAAACTGGTACTATCTCGCATGCTTGAACTAGGCATGACTCCAG TGCTGCCATCATTCTCAGGGAACATTCCAGCAGCTTTGAAGAAGATATTTCCTTCAGCAAACATAACAAAACTTGGGAACTG GAACTCTGTTGATGCTGATCCACGTTGGTGCTGTACTTACCTTCTTGACTCATCTGATCCTTTATTTGTTGAAATTGGGGAGGCTTTTATTAGGCAACAAGTTGAAG AATATGGGGATGTGACAGACATCTACAGCTG TGATACATTCAATGAGAATACCCCACCTACAAATGATCCAACCTATATCTCGTTGCTTGGAGCTTCTGTCTACAAAGCAATGTCCAAAGGTGACAAAGATGCCGTGTGGTTAATGCAG GGTTGGCTCTTCTATACAGACTCTGCTTTTTGGAAGCCACCTCAAATGAAG GCACTTTTACATTCTGTTCCATATGGAAAAATGATAGTTCTTGATCTATTTGCCGATGTCAAACCAATATGggaatattcatctcaattttaTGGTACTCCTTATGTCTG GTGTATGTTGCATAACTTTGGTGGAAATATTGAAATGTATGGTGTCTTGGATGCGATCTCCTCAGGTCCAGTTGATGCCCACAACAGTAAAAATTCAACCATG GTTGGCGTTGGCATGTGCATGGAAGGAATAGAGCAAAATCCAGTGGTTTATGAGTTGATGTCTGAAATGGCATTTCGCAGTGAAAAAGTTCAAGTTCtg GACTGGTTGAAGTCCTATTCATACAGACGCTATGGTAAAGCTGTTCATCAAGTTGAGGCAGCCTGGGAAATTCTTTATGGCACAATTTATAATTGTACAGATGGAATAGCG GATCATAACACAGATTTCATAGTCAAATTTCCTGATTGGGATCCATCAAATGTAAGCGATGCTTTGCCTCAGGCACATTTGTGGTATTCTACTGAGAAGGTGATCAACGCCTTACGCCTATTCCTTGATGCCGGAAATAATCTTGCTGGAAGCATTACATATAG GTATGATTTGGTGGACTTAACACGGCAAGTACTATCAAAGCTAGCAAACCAAGAATATTTGGATGCTGTAACTTCTTTTCAACAGAAGGATGCAAAAGCTTTaagttttcatattaaaaaatttgttcagCTCATAAAGGATATTGATGTACTTCTTGCTTCTGATGATAATTTTTTACTTGGAACCTGGCTAGAAAGTGCAAAGAAGCTAGCAAAGAATTGTCACGAGTTGAGGCAG TACGAGTGGAATGCCAGAACTCAAGTCACAATGTGGTTTGATAACACAAAAACCAAGCAGAGCAGCCTTCACGATTATG CAAACAAGTTCTGGAGTGGGCTACTCGAAGGCTACTATCTACCACGAGCTTCAAccttttttcattatttgataaaaagcttgcaagaaaatgaaaacttcAGGTTGGAGGAATGGAGAGAAGAATGGATTTTGTTTTCGAACAAATGGCAAGCAGGCATAGAACGTTACCCGGTGAAGGCCAAAGGAGATGCACTTGTTATTTCTAAAGCCTTGTATGAGAAGTATTTTGGCGACAAGAATTGGAAAAAGAATGTGTATCATTTACAAACAAGCGGTAGGCAGGTGCTGCACTTTGCCCGGTGA
- the LOC122292874 gene encoding alpha-N-acetylglucosaminidase-like isoform X1 has product MSNFNSLFLVLILTVTLLPIALSEPEDAIQALVQRLDSKRPSPSVQEAAAKAVLERLLPGYASSFEFKIVSNNAALWIGRGEFFLDSKEMDVCGGQSCFLISNYNPLSKNGPEIVIKGTTAVEIASGLYWYLKYWCGAHVSWDRTGGIQIASIPKPGSLPLIKDEGVLIQRPVPWNYYQNVVASSYSYVWWDWKRWEKEIDWMALNGVNLPLAFTGQEAIWQKVFMDFNISKEDLNGFFGGPTFLAWARMGNLHGWGGPLSQNWLDQQLALQKLVLSRMLELGMTPVLPSFSGNIPAALKKIFPSANITKLGNWNSVDADPRWCCTYLLDSSDPLFVEIGEAFIRQQVEEYGDVTDIYSCDTFNENTPPTNDPTYISLLGASVYKAMSKGDKDAVWLMQGWLFYTDSAFWKPPQMKALLHSVPYGKMIVLDLFADVKPIWEYSSQFYGTPYVWCMLHNFGGNIEMYGVLDAISSGPVDAHNSKNSTMVGVGMCMEGIEQNPVVYELMSEMAFRSEKVQVLDWLKSYSYRRYGKAVHQVEAAWEILYGTIYNCTDGIADHNTDFIVKFPDWDPSNVSDALPQAHLWYSTEKVINALRLFLDAGNNLAGSITYRYDLVDLTRQVLSKLANQEYLDAVTSFQQKDAKALSFHIKKFVQLIKDIDVLLASDDNFLLGTWLESAKKLAKNCHELRQYEWNARTQVTMWFDNTKTKQSSLHDYANKFWSGLLEGYYLPRASTFFHYLIKSLQENENFRLEEWREEWILFSNKWQAGIERYPVKAKGDALVISKALYEKYFGDKNWKKNVYHLQTSGRQVLHFAR; this is encoded by the exons GAAGCTGCGGCTAAAGCTGTTCTCGAGAGATTGCTTCCGGGCTATGCGTCTAGCTTCGAGTTCAAGATTGTCTCCAAT AATGCTGCTCTGTGGATAGGTAGGGGAGAGTTTTTCCTTGACTCCAAAGAAATG GATGTTTGTGGTGGACAAAGTTGCTTTTTGATAAGCAATTACAACCCCTTAAGCAAGAATGGGCCAGAGATAGT GATTAAAGGAACCACAGCAGTTGAAATTGCATCTGGCCTCTACTGGTACTTAAAGTATTGGTGTGGTGCTCATGTTTCGTGGGACAGGACTGGTGGCATTCAGATAGCTTCCATCCCCAAGCCAGGATCACTGCCTCTTATAAAAGATGAGGGAGTGCTAATTCAGCGACCTGTCCCCTGGAACTATTACCAAAACGTTGTTGCATCTAGTT attccTATGTTTGGTGGGATTGGAAAAGATGGGAGAAAGAGATAGATTGGATGGCTCTTAATGGTGTTAACCTACCTTTAGCATTCACAGGCCAAGAAGCCATTTGGCAGAAAGTTTTCATG gaTTTTAATATTAGCAAGGAGGATTTGAACGGTTTCTTTGGTGGACCCACTTTCCTTGCTTGGGCTCGTATGGGAAATTTACATGG GTGGGGTGGGCCTTTATCTCAAAATTGGTTGGATCAACAATTAGCTCTACAGAAACTGGTACTATCTCGCATGCTTGAACTAGGCATGACTCCAG TGCTGCCATCATTCTCAGGGAACATTCCAGCAGCTTTGAAGAAGATATTTCCTTCAGCAAACATAACAAAACTTGGGAACTG GAACTCTGTTGATGCTGATCCACGTTGGTGCTGTACTTACCTTCTTGACTCATCTGATCCTTTATTTGTTGAAATTGGGGAGGCTTTTATTAGGCAACAAGTTGAAG AATATGGGGATGTGACAGACATCTACAGCTG TGATACATTCAATGAGAATACCCCACCTACAAATGATCCAACCTATATCTCGTTGCTTGGAGCTTCTGTCTACAAAGCAATGTCCAAAGGTGACAAAGATGCCGTGTGGTTAATGCAG GGTTGGCTCTTCTATACAGACTCTGCTTTTTGGAAGCCACCTCAAATGAAG GCACTTTTACATTCTGTTCCATATGGAAAAATGATAGTTCTTGATCTATTTGCCGATGTCAAACCAATATGggaatattcatctcaattttaTGGTACTCCTTATGTCTG GTGTATGTTGCATAACTTTGGTGGAAATATTGAAATGTATGGTGTCTTGGATGCGATCTCCTCAGGTCCAGTTGATGCCCACAACAGTAAAAATTCAACCATG GTTGGCGTTGGCATGTGCATGGAAGGAATAGAGCAAAATCCAGTGGTTTATGAGTTGATGTCTGAAATGGCATTTCGCAGTGAAAAAGTTCAAGTTCtg GACTGGTTGAAGTCCTATTCATACAGACGCTATGGTAAAGCTGTTCATCAAGTTGAGGCAGCCTGGGAAATTCTTTATGGCACAATTTATAATTGTACAGATGGAATAGCG GATCATAACACAGATTTCATAGTCAAATTTCCTGATTGGGATCCATCAAATGTAAGCGATGCTTTGCCTCAGGCACATTTGTGGTATTCTACTGAGAAGGTGATCAACGCCTTACGCCTATTCCTTGATGCCGGAAATAATCTTGCTGGAAGCATTACATATAG GTATGATTTGGTGGACTTAACACGGCAAGTACTATCAAAGCTAGCAAACCAAGAATATTTGGATGCTGTAACTTCTTTTCAACAGAAGGATGCAAAAGCTTTaagttttcatattaaaaaatttgttcagCTCATAAAGGATATTGATGTACTTCTTGCTTCTGATGATAATTTTTTACTTGGAACCTGGCTAGAAAGTGCAAAGAAGCTAGCAAAGAATTGTCACGAGTTGAGGCAG TACGAGTGGAATGCCAGAACTCAAGTCACAATGTGGTTTGATAACACAAAAACCAAGCAGAGCAGCCTTCACGATTATG CAAACAAGTTCTGGAGTGGGCTACTCGAAGGCTACTATCTACCACGAGCTTCAAccttttttcattatttgataaaaagcttgcaagaaaatgaaaacttcAGGTTGGAGGAATGGAGAGAAGAATGGATTTTGTTTTCGAACAAATGGCAAGCAGGCATAGAACGTTACCCGGTGAAGGCCAAAGGAGATGCACTTGTTATTTCTAAAGCCTTGTATGAGAAGTATTTTGGCGACAAGAATTGGAAAAAGAATGTGTATCATTTACAAACAAGCGGTAGGCAGGTGCTGCACTTTGCCCGGTGA
- the LOC122292874 gene encoding alpha-N-acetylglucosaminidase-like isoform X3, with the protein MSNFNSLFLVLILTVTLLPIALSEPEDAIQALVQRLDSKRPSPSVQEAAAKAVLERLLPGYASSFEFKIVSNDVCGGQSCFLISNYNPLSKNGPEIVIKGTTAVEIASGLYWYLKYWCGAHVSWDRTGGIQIASIPKPGSLPLIKDEGVLIQRPVPWNYYQNVVASSYSYVWWDWKRWEKEIDWMALNGVNLPLAFTGQEAIWQKVFMDFNISKEDLNGFFGGPTFLAWARMGNLHGWGGPLSQNWLDQQLALQKLVLSRMLELGMTPVLPSFSGNIPAALKKIFPSANITKLGNWNSVDADPRWCCTYLLDSSDPLFVEIGEAFIRQQVEEYGDVTDIYSCDTFNENTPPTNDPTYISLLGASVYKAMSKGDKDAVWLMQGWLFYTDSAFWKPPQMKALLHSVPYGKMIVLDLFADVKPIWEYSSQFYGTPYVWCMLHNFGGNIEMYGVLDAISSGPVDAHNSKNSTMVGVGMCMEGIEQNPVVYELMSEMAFRSEKVQVLDWLKSYSYRRYGKAVHQVEAAWEILYGTIYNCTDGIADHNTDFIVKFPDWDPSNVSDALPQAHLWYSTEKVINALRLFLDAGNNLAGSITYR; encoded by the exons GAAGCTGCGGCTAAAGCTGTTCTCGAGAGATTGCTTCCGGGCTATGCGTCTAGCTTCGAGTTCAAGATTGTCTCCAAT GATGTTTGTGGTGGACAAAGTTGCTTTTTGATAAGCAATTACAACCCCTTAAGCAAGAATGGGCCAGAGATAGT GATTAAAGGAACCACAGCAGTTGAAATTGCATCTGGCCTCTACTGGTACTTAAAGTATTGGTGTGGTGCTCATGTTTCGTGGGACAGGACTGGTGGCATTCAGATAGCTTCCATCCCCAAGCCAGGATCACTGCCTCTTATAAAAGATGAGGGAGTGCTAATTCAGCGACCTGTCCCCTGGAACTATTACCAAAACGTTGTTGCATCTAGTT attccTATGTTTGGTGGGATTGGAAAAGATGGGAGAAAGAGATAGATTGGATGGCTCTTAATGGTGTTAACCTACCTTTAGCATTCACAGGCCAAGAAGCCATTTGGCAGAAAGTTTTCATG gaTTTTAATATTAGCAAGGAGGATTTGAACGGTTTCTTTGGTGGACCCACTTTCCTTGCTTGGGCTCGTATGGGAAATTTACATGG GTGGGGTGGGCCTTTATCTCAAAATTGGTTGGATCAACAATTAGCTCTACAGAAACTGGTACTATCTCGCATGCTTGAACTAGGCATGACTCCAG TGCTGCCATCATTCTCAGGGAACATTCCAGCAGCTTTGAAGAAGATATTTCCTTCAGCAAACATAACAAAACTTGGGAACTG GAACTCTGTTGATGCTGATCCACGTTGGTGCTGTACTTACCTTCTTGACTCATCTGATCCTTTATTTGTTGAAATTGGGGAGGCTTTTATTAGGCAACAAGTTGAAG AATATGGGGATGTGACAGACATCTACAGCTG TGATACATTCAATGAGAATACCCCACCTACAAATGATCCAACCTATATCTCGTTGCTTGGAGCTTCTGTCTACAAAGCAATGTCCAAAGGTGACAAAGATGCCGTGTGGTTAATGCAG GGTTGGCTCTTCTATACAGACTCTGCTTTTTGGAAGCCACCTCAAATGAAG GCACTTTTACATTCTGTTCCATATGGAAAAATGATAGTTCTTGATCTATTTGCCGATGTCAAACCAATATGggaatattcatctcaattttaTGGTACTCCTTATGTCTG GTGTATGTTGCATAACTTTGGTGGAAATATTGAAATGTATGGTGTCTTGGATGCGATCTCCTCAGGTCCAGTTGATGCCCACAACAGTAAAAATTCAACCATG GTTGGCGTTGGCATGTGCATGGAAGGAATAGAGCAAAATCCAGTGGTTTATGAGTTGATGTCTGAAATGGCATTTCGCAGTGAAAAAGTTCAAGTTCtg GACTGGTTGAAGTCCTATTCATACAGACGCTATGGTAAAGCTGTTCATCAAGTTGAGGCAGCCTGGGAAATTCTTTATGGCACAATTTATAATTGTACAGATGGAATAGCG GATCATAACACAGATTTCATAGTCAAATTTCCTGATTGGGATCCATCAAATGTAAGCGATGCTTTGCCTCAGGCACATTTGTGGTATTCTACTGAGAAGGTGATCAACGCCTTACGCCTATTCCTTGATGCCGGAAATAATCTTGCTGGAAGCATTACATATAGGTAA